Proteins encoded together in one Penicillium digitatum chromosome 1, complete sequence window:
- a CDS encoding Fungal transcriptional regulatory protein, N-terminal, with amino-acid sequence MCNPIFATAEEAVAQSIQWMRIAMEVIDISRYKHLESIQDIQAMIIMRSVEGCGDVLWLLIGRCRKYLGHRGAPIQFICTT; translated from the exons ATGTGCAACCCCATCTTTGCGACTGCTGAAGAAGCAGTTGCACAGTCTATACAGTGGATGAGAATTGCGATGGAGGTGATTGACATCTCGCGTTACAAACACCTCGAGTCAATACAGGACATCCAAGCGATGATCATCATG AGATCTGTAGAAGGATGTGGTGATGTCTTGTGGCTACTGATTG GCAGATGTCGCAAATACCTAGGCCACAGAGGGGCACCTATTCAATTTATCTGCACCACATGA
- a CDS encoding GPI anchored cell wall protein: MRKFIALAAFSAGSNALVSRTDSCCFHLTSSGGASGQLGQLGDGQNRIGDNSLQPAQYCIDANGSITDSKGRGCILTPPTTQLQCDEGVAATPGFSINAQGKLQFQNSPGFVACATGQNGGLNIYTTPNKMDVTGCVNVDMSADSCSGTGSGLGGLAPGPAPAPGGGAPGPGPAPGPGPGPGPAPGPAPGPGPAPGGGAPGPAPGGGAPGPGPAPGPAPAPGPGPAPGGGAPGPGPAPGPGPGPGPAPGPAPGPGPAPGGGAPGPAPGGGAPGPGPAPGPGPGPGPAPGPAPGPGPAPGGGAPGPAPGGGAPGPGPAPGPAPAPGPGPAPGGGAPGPGPAPGPGPGPGPAPGPAPGPGPAPGGGAPGPGPAPGPGSTHTATTTITVTDCTCPTSGAPSAPGAPGGGQIGPKPPGPIGGGGGGGAPQPPAPVGGGGGGGAPQPPAPVGGGGGGGAPQPPAPVGGGGGGGAPQPPAPVGGGGGGGALQPSASMPAPSGGAGVKPSVTQPAPGGGATQPGISVSVPPLTGGGSTRPGGSASVPTLIGSPQPSRSASVPLTTGPHATGSTSAAVPTSASATGSNGACPTTLSGTTLSGNYEIPHLIVPVDSSSPGTAAGSGLNGTVSSTISTVFNFDIPNADSGKTCSLIFLFPKLEDLETSSFSFSGDGKIGFAGLSSTADSLTSFSNVPSVAKDLGVITVSPGNSYVVSTFSCPAGQAVAYQMKNAGSTDLNFFEDWNPSPLGLFITTC; this comes from the exons ATGAGGAAGTTCATTGCCCTCGCTGCCTTTAGTGCCGGCTCTAACGCCCTTGTGAGCCGCACGGATAGCTGCTGCTTCCACCTCACCTCTTCCGGCGGTGCTTCCGGTCAATTGGGCCAGCTTGGTGATGGCCAGAACCGCATTGGCGACAATAGTCTGCAACCCGCACAGTACTGTATCGATGCCAATGGTAGCATCACCGATTCCAAGGGCCGTGGATGTATCCTTACAC CTCCCACCACTCAACTTCAGTGTGACGAGGGTGTGGCTGCTACCCCCGGTTTTTCGATCAACGCCCAGGGTAAACTTCAGTTCCAAAATAGCCCAGGCTTCGTTGCATGTGCCACGGGCCAGAATGGTGGTCTGAATATCTACACGACTCCTAACAAGATGGATGTCACTGGCTGCGTGAACGTGGACATGTCTGCCGATTCCTGCTCGGGCACTGGTTCCGGCCTCGGTGGCCTTGCTCCGGGccctgctcctgctcctggcggcggtgctcctggtcctggccctgctccgggtcctggtcctggtcctggtcctgctccgggtcctgctccgggtcctggtcctgctcctggcggcggtgctcctggtcctgctcctggcggcggtgctcctggtcctggccctgctccgggtcctgctcctgctcctggtcctggtcctgctcctggcggcggtgctcctggtcctggccctgctccgggtcctggtcctggtcctggtcctgctccgggtcctgctccgggtcctggtcctgctcctggcggcggtgctcctggtcctgctcctggcggcggtgctcctggtcctggccctgctccgggtcctggtcctggtcctggtcctgctccgggtcctgctccgggtcctggtcctgctcctggcggcggtgctcctggtcctgctcctggcggcggtgctcctggtcctggccctgctccgggtcctgctcctgctcctggtcctggtcctgctcctggcggcggtgctcctggtcctggccctgctccgggtcctggtcctggtcctggtccTGCTCCGGGTCCTGCTCCGGGTCCTGGTCCTGCTCCTGGCGGCGGTGCTCCTGGTCCTGGCCCTGCTCCGGGTCCTGGTTCTACTCATACAGCCACGACCACCATCACTGTCACTGACTGTACCTGCCCTACTTCCGGCGCTCCTAGTGCCCCCGGGGCTCCTGGTGGCGGTCAAATTGGTCCTAAGCCTCCCGGCCctattggtggtggtggagggggaggagcgCCGCAGCCTCCCGCTcctgttggtggtggtggaggtggaggagCGCCGCAGCCTCCCGCTcctgttggtggtggtggagggggaggagcgCCGCAGCCTCCCGCTcctgttggtggtggtggaggtggtggagCGCCGCAGCCTCCCGCTcctgttggtggtggtggaggtggtggagCGCTGCAGCCCTCTGCTAGCATGCCTGCCCCATCTGGCGGCGCTGGCGTCAAACCTTCTGTTACACAACCCGCTCCCGGCGGTGGTGCTACGCAGCCTGGTATCTCTGTTAGTGTACCTCCTCTCACCGGCGGTGGTAGTACGCGCCCTGGTGGCTCTGCTAGCGTGCCTACCCTCATTGGCAGCCCGCAACCCTCTAGGTCGGCTTCCGTTCCCCTCACCACTGGCCCTCATGCCACTGGCTCCACCAGTGCAGCTGTCCCTACTAGCGCCTCAGCCACTGGATCCAACGGTGCTTGTCCCACTACCCTCTCGGGTACTACCCTCTCCGGTAACTACGAGATCCCCCACCTCATAGTTCCCGTCGACTCGTCCTCGCCCGGCACCGCTGCAGGAAGTGGACTTAACGGCACCGTGAGCTCGACTATTTCGACCGTGTTCAACTTTGACATACCAAACGCCGATTCTGGAAAGACCTGTAGCCTCATTTTCCTCTTCCCTAAGCTTGAGGATCTCGAGACCTCGTCATTCAGCTTTAGTGGTGATGGAAAGATTGGCTTCGCTGGGCTCTCTTCCACCGCCGACTCCCTGACATCCTTCAGCAACGTACCCTCGGTGGCCAAGGACCTCGGTGTTATCACCGTCTCCCCCGGCAACTCATACGTTGTCTCCACCTTCTCTTGCCCGGCTGGCCAGGCTGTCGCCTATCAGATGAAGAACGCTGGCAGCACTGACTTGAACTTCTTCGAGGACTGGAACCCTTCTCC CCTCGGTCTCTTCATCACTACTTGCTAA
- a CDS encoding ABC a-pheromone efflux pump AtrD, translating into MLSTRKTSDQYETNKESVFEGNPGWTSLFGFTTRRHLPTLIFGSIFALVASFVTPALAIFLGNVFDSFTSFGSGHTDSKGLHSQVITHCFGMIGLGVTGWFLNGAYYALFVAFGEMQASVIRSQVFLELLKRDLEWFEAKNEGSGAFLSGIQAHIHEMQMATSQPLGLVLQYSCRSLASLGLGFYTSWRLSLVTLAGIPIFSAIIGFLSSKMKFSITAQQAELTEASKVANNAITNIDTVKFLNGQAYEHRNFAERIERSATHYLRQARLNSLQLAIIRWMMFGMFVQGFWYGSSLARAGKLTSGEVLRTFWACLTAAQSIEQVLPQMIVMEKGKVAGVALKSIIQSGRKDKIVSEVKGTRYPEHCEGDIEVKNISFSYLSQPDQCVLKPSSFFFPAGETTFVIGKSGSGKSTLSQLLMRFYLPTSGEIQIDRNPMEELDVNWIRNNITLLEQKSILFNESVLTNIAFGRQDHAAVTKQDVKAPIELAMLENTIDGLPKGINTCVGPGGSFLSGGQRQRVAIARAKLRDTPILILDEPTSALDHTNRIAVMKAIREWRKGKTTIIITHDMSQIMEHDFLYILEQGSIVNSGYRYAVEVSPGSEKYFHTKINSRLETKSPSKRALDDMEIPWGSSSSEILHTLRPPTAFRGHRRSRASWAQGHIPPNFHSGSLDLTMRRNSEYMVRNGDIPGSPFQDWSQRRSFTTKGPAPQQDSNEATIQIPVEEFEMVHIDDPGLKSDQWSNENTAKYPSERQRSRRSHGRRKKSKEQHLPKEGMTPLSQIMGTILSTLTIRQRIILFLGFAAALAHASATPIFSYCLSQLFGTFYAGNNSEHLTMVWSLAVLGVSFGDGLASYFMHYFLELCGEAWMDSFRKNAFERILDQPRVWFEKDSNGSLRLTSSLDQNGEDMRNLLGRFAGFVVVAAAITVVAIIWSLIVCWKLTLVALSCGPVIFVITRGFEGTNGLWERRCNDANVVAADVFTETFSEIRTVRALTLEGHFHRKQASAIASCLLLGLKRAIYTGMLFGMVESTVIFSSALIFYYGAVLAASREFSVNDVMTVFSMLLFSIGYAAQLLSWIPQINTSREIATQLIRLANLSHDGSHEHLGSLTVSKLTPIKLTNVNFQYPSRPTTSVLKNVSISIPPNSCTALVGRSGSGKSTIASLLLSLYEAPTSETGQPTVTLGGADILRLHVPTLRSQISIVSQQPTIFPGTIHENISYGLDPHSVLASSHSVRNAAQGAGIDDFICSLPRGYNTVIGDGGVGLSGGQKQRVVIARALLRQPQILILDEATSSLDPAGAEIVRQTVQQLVAVHQGLTVIIITHSKEMIEIANHVVVLDQGAVVEDGPYRDLVKNNGGKLHALLSDPEEVGS; encoded by the exons ATGCTGTCCACACGCAAGACTTCCGATCAATATGAAACCAACAAAGAAAGTGTCTTCGAGGGCAATCCGGGTTGGACATCGCTGTTCGGATTCACGACTAGAAGACACCTCCCGACTCTCATATTCGGGTCTATCTTCGCCCTGGTTGCTAGTTTTGTCACACCTGCACTTGCAATCTTCCTTGGCAATGTGTTTGACTCTTTTACCTCTTTCGGTTCCGGTCACACTGATTCCAAAGGGCTTCATAGCCAAGTTATCACACACTGCTTTGGAATGATTGGACTGGGAGTAACGGGGTGGTTTTTGAACGGTGCATACTATGCTCTGTTCGTTGCATTCGGAGAAATGCAGGCCTCTGTTATTCGCAGCCAAGTGTTTCTAGAGTTGCTCAAACGCGATTTGGAGTGGTTCGAGGCCAAAAACGAAGGCTCCGGCGCTTTTCTGTCGGGAATTCAAGC ACACATCCATGAAATGCAGATGGCAACATCGCAGCCACTTGGACTCGTACTGCAATACTCTTGCCGTTCACTAGCTTCACTAGGGCTGGGTTTCTACACATCATGGCGCCTCTCGCTGGTAACTCTTGCGGGTATTCCCATCTTCTCGGCAATTATCGGATTCCTCTCCTCCAAAATGAAATTTAGCATTACAGCACAGCAGGCTGAGCTTACCgaagcttccaaggttgccaaCAATGCTATTACCAATATCGATACGGTCAAATTTCTCAATGGGCAGGCCTATGAGCATCGGAACTTTGCTGAGCGcattgagagatctgctaCACACTACCTTCGACAAGCTCGGTTGAATTCTCTGCAACTTGCTATCATCCGGTGGATGATGTTCGGGATGTTTGTCCAGGGATTCTGGTACGGCAGTTCGCTTGCACGCGCCGGTAAACTCACATCCGGAGAAGTTCTAAGAACTTTCTGGGCCTGCCTGACCGCAGCTCAGTCCATCGAGCAGGTATTGCCGCAGATGATCGTGATGGAAAAAGGAAAGGTCGCTGGTGTTGCCTTGAAATCGATTATACAGAGCGGGAGAAAAGACAAAATTGTGAGTGAGGTCAAAGGAACTCGGTATCCGGAACACTGTGAAGGTGATATCGAGGTCAAAAAC ATATCATTTTCATATCTTAGCCAGCCTGACCAATGTGTACTCAAGCCGTCAAGCTTTTTCTTCCCCGCCGGAGAAACCACGTTCGTTATAGGTAAAAGCGGCTCTGGTAAAAGTACGCTCAGTCAACTGCTGATGCGGTTCTACTTGCCAACCTCAGGTGAAATCCAGATTGACCGCAATCCCATGGAAGAACTCGACGTCAACTGGATCCGCAATAACATCACCCTTTTAGAGCAAAAAAGCATTCTTTTCAATGAGTCTGTGCTCACGAACATCGCCTTCGGTCGTCAGGACCATGCAGCCGTCACTAAGCAAGATGTCAAAGCTCCCATCGAATTGGCCATGCTTGAGAACACAATCGACGGTCTCCCCAAAGGCATCAACACTTGCGTTGGCCCGGGTGGAAGCTTTTTGAGTGGTGGCCAAAGGCAGCGAGTCGCCATTGCCAGAGCGAAATTACGCGACACCCCAATTCTGATCCTGGATGAACCCACCAGCGCACTCGATCACACAAACCGAATTGCAGTGATGAAAGCGATCCGTGAGTGGCGGAAAGGAAAGACTACAATTATCATTACCCACGATATGTCACAAATCATGGAACACGATTTCCTGTACATCCTCGAGCAGGGTTCGATTGTGAACTCCGGCTACAGATATGCCGTCGAGGTCAGCCCGGGGAGCGAGAAGTATTTCCATACGAAAATCAACAGTCGTCTGGAAACCAAGTCCCCGAGCAAGAGGGCTCTGGATGACATGGAAATTCCATGGGGGAGCTCATCATCGGAGATTCTACACACCCTAAGACCCCCAACAGCTTTCCGCGGACATCGTCGGTCCAGAGCATCCTGGGCTCAAGGCCACATCCCCCCAAACTTTCACTCCGGCTCACTAGACTTAACGATGAGACGTAACTCGGAATATATGGTCAGAAATGGAGATATCCCCGGTTCGCCCTTTCAAGATTGGAGCCAACGTCGTTCTTTTACGACAAAAGGACCTGCCCCTCAGCAGGACTCGAACGAAGCAACTATTCAAATTCCCGTGGAAGAATTCGAAATGGTGCACATCGATGATCCGGGCTTGAAGTCAGACCAATGGTCCAATGAAAATACCGCGAAATATCCATCAGAAAGGCAGCGCAGTCGGCGATCGCATGGCCGCCGCAAGAAATCAAAAGAGCAGCACCTGCCAAAAGAAGGAATGACTCCGCTCTCTCAGATCATGGGCACCATTCTGTCAACTTTGACGATCAGACAGCgaatcatcctcttcctggGATTCGCTGCGGCACTGGCCCATGCAAGCGCAACCCCTATTTTCTCATATTGTCTGTCGCAGCTGTTCGGAACCTTCTATGCTGGAAACAACAGTGAACACCTAACAATGGTATGGTCGCTTGCTGTACTAGGAGTTTCTTTCGGAGATGGCCTTGCGTCCTATTTCATGCACTACTTCCTTGAGCTTTGCGGTGAGGCATGGATGGATTCCTTTAGGAAGAATGCCTTTGAACGCATTCTCGATCAACCACGGGTTTGGTTTGAGAAGGATAGTAACGGATCTCTCAGACTCACATCATCTCTCGATCAAAATGGAGAAGACATGCGAAATCTGCTAGGCCGATTCGCGGGGTTCGTGGTTGTTGCTGCAGCAATCACCGTTGTGGCAATCATCTGGAGCTTGATTGTTTGCTGGAAGTTGACACTCGTTGCTCTCTCCTGTGGACCCGTCATTTTTGTCATCACTCGAGGCTTCGAGGGAACAAATGGGTTATGGGAAAGACGATGCAATGATGCGAACGTTGTCGCCGCTGATGTCTTCACTGAGACCTTTTCAGAGATTCGTACCGTGAGAGCATTGACATTGGAAGGTCACTTCCATCGCAAACAAGCCAGTGCGATCGCTAGCTGCTTGTTGCTGGGGTTGAAACGTGCCATCTACACAGGCATGCTTTTCGGCATGGTCGAATCGACTGTCATATTTTCTAGCG CTTTGATCTTCTACTATGGAGCAGTACTCGCGGCATCTCGCGAGTTCAGCGTGAACGATGTGATGACAGTATTCTCGATGCTACTTTTCAGCATTGGATACGCCGCTCAGCTTCTGTCATGGA TTCCCCAAATCAACACCTCCCGTGAAATAGCCACGCAGCTTATTCGTCTTGCAAATCTCTCACATGATGGATCCCACGAGCACCTTGGCAGTTTGACGGTTTCCAAACTTACCCCCATCAAGCTCACCAACGTGAATTTCCAATATCCCTCGCGGCCAACCACATCTGTGTTGAAGAATGTCTCGATTTCTATCCCACCCAACTCCTGTACAGCGCTGGTAGGCCGATCCGGGTCTGGGAAATCCACAATTGCGTCCCTGTTATTATCGCTTTATGAAGCTCCGACCTCCGAAACTGGACAACCTACAGTGACACTCGGCGGCGCGGATATCCTTCGGCTTCATGTTCCTACCCTCCGCTCACAGATCTCCATCGTATCGCAACAACCAACTATTTTCCCCGGCACTATCCATGAAAATATCAGTTACGGGCTGGACCCGCATTCGGTTCTAGCCTCATCTCATAGTGTCCGAAATGCCGCTCAAGGAGCAGGGATTGATGATTTCATTTGCTCTCTCCCTCGTGGATATAACACTGTGATTGGAGATGGCGGAGTTGGTCTTTCCGGTGGCCAGAAACAGCGCGTGGTCATTGCAAGGGCTCTTTTGCGTCAACCTCAAATCCTGATTCTTGATGAAGCCACGTCCAGCTTGGATCCAGCGGGTGCGGAGATCGTGCGGCAGACAGTGCAGCAGCTGGTGGCCGTACATCAGGGGCTTACTGTCATCATTATCACGCACTCGAAGGAAATGATCGAGATTGCGAATCATGTCGTTGTTCTTGACCAAGGTGCTGTTGTAGAAGATGGACCCTATCGGGATCTGGTGAAAAATAATGGTGGCAAGTTGCATGCCTTGCTCAGTGACCCCGAAGAAGTCGGCAGTTAA
- a CDS encoding Glucan endo-1,3-beta-glucosidase, putative, producing the protein MATLNFALKNNTGSNTVYAYITGQALDHNNALFLLRSDGKTAYYPTSPSATGTSLSEDCAIPLGASGSTTTITIPHLAGARLWFARDNRLTFFLNPGPALVEPSVSNPSDRNYNLVWAFCEFTWNHYQLYANLSYVDFVSMPIAMTLTNGSGATQTVRGLPPNGLDLVCNALREQNNKDGAGWDKLIIQRNGVNLRALSPNTGRALNQSLFRGYYEGYVNQVWSYYENSTRNTLTVNTQANAGDVTAKVTSGLLSFSIPGITYTKPSTGDIFSNSSGSFAVSGNGTKDAITARLAAAFNRSTLLINGNQPNGETVSNYYKNPVTNHYSRICHSVSIDSRGYAFPYDDVAPKDGSDQSGSVFDGNPKLLTVTIGGGPSNSAKQSAIENAAAPVRQPVENGKKSSRFHELRSFVDKLSHRQSNT; encoded by the coding sequence ATGGCAACATTAAACTTTGCTTTGAAGAACAACACCGGTTCGAACACGGTCTATGCTTATATTACAGGCCAGGCGCTTGATCATAACAATGCGCTTTTCCTCCTGCGATCTGATGGCAAGACAGCCTACTACCCGACCTCACCATCGGCCACTGGGACCAGCCTGAGCGAAGATTGTGCGATTCCCCTGGGTGCCTCTGGTAGTACCACCACCATCACTATTCCGCACCTTGCCGGCGCCCGATTGTGGTTCGCGCGAGACAACAGGTTGACCTTCTTTCTGAATCCTGGACCTGCCTTGGTTGAGCCTTCGGTATCCAACCCGTCGGACCGTAACTACAATCTGGTGTGGGCCTTTTGCGAATTCACCTGGAACCATTACCAGCTTTATGCGAATCTCAGCTACGTCGACTTCGTGTCGATGCCCATCGCCATGACCCTAACCAACGGATCTGGTGCAACCCAGACTGTCAGGGGTCTGCCACCCAATGGTCTCGACCTAGTCTGTAATGCCCTCAGAGAGCAAAACAACAAGGATGGCGCCGGCTGGGACAAGCTCATAATCCAGCGCAACGGGGTCAACTTGCGAGCCCTTTCCCCGAACACGGGACGAGCCCTCAATCAGTCGTTGTTCCGAGGTTACTATGAAGGCTATGTGAATCAAGTCTGGTCCTACTACGAAAACAGCACCAGAAATACCTTGACAGTAAACACACAGGCTAACGCCGGTGATGTCACTGCCAAAGTAACCTCCGGTCTCTTGTCCTTCTCAATCCCAGGCATCACGTATACCAAGCCGTCTACTGGAGACATCTTCAGCAATAGTTCTGGGTCTTTTGCTGTGTCGGGGAATGGCACCAAAGACGCCATTACAGCTCGTCTCGCGGCGGCGTTCAATCGCTCAACCTTGTTGATCAATGGCAACCAGCCGAATGGGGAGACGGTTTCCAACTACTACAAGAACCCCGTGACAAACCACTACTCGCGTATCTGTCATTCTGTGAGCATTGATTCCCGAGGATATGCGTTCCCATATGATGATGTTGCACCCAAGGATGGTTCCGATCAGTCTGGCAGTGTTTTTGATGGCAATCCAAAGCTTTTAACAGTCACTATTGGTGGTGGCCCCAGTAACTCTGCCAAGCAGTCTGCTATCGAGAACGCCGCTGCGCCAGTCCGGCAGCCCGTGGAGAATGGAAAGAAGTCGAGTCGCTTCCATGAGCTGAGGAGCTTTGTCGATAAGCTGTCGCACAGGCAGAGCAACACTTGA
- a CDS encoding Meiotically up-regulated protein has product MYIPHKRQNDTQKNEIFIICAVSIIFAVALCVGIFFLLRYLRQQHYEPKYLPGKFLKRKWKEWGTGSASYGQVPNQTNGQNTSYHGAGTAPEMQATDGIRRDTSIRSIMTLPPYSQSPKPTEQVIAREGERGGMDMVVEYPETAEEQETRREEQMNLMYQIRLQRRQELADREARRRERREARARGDSARLDQLNAETRARTERRRAGTNSATDATAILAEHQARERDRRIASVSYAELGRVRHDGSRLRADSHNSDIHDSDSRPLLQSDAVSSTAQSFEPSSAESRGQSGAPSFMSESQNFTELERLTLAPTTTQGSSRPLLPTDEGDLGTLNMPPPPDYEHLDWGDAPAYQSPTTEQTEQVGQLPSIDRLPSIHVNVPSPMAVSPVTPTQPQSQGPNIDGPPTPTERTPGIRMVSAESTTSTTTTRGPPPTLHDSTTTPESSQ; this is encoded by the exons ATGTACATTCCACATAAACGTCAAAATGACACTCAAAAGAATGAAATATTCATTATC TGCGCCGTGAGCATCATCTTCGCAGTCGCACTCTGTGTGGGAATCTTCTTTTTACTTCGATATTTACGACAACAACACTACGAACCGAAGTACCTCCCGGGGAAATTCCTAAAGCGAAAATGGAAAGAATGGGGCACAGGGAGTGCATCGTACGGTCAAGTCCCGAATCAAACGAATGGCCAAAATACCTCGTATCATGGAGCTGGCACAGCACCGGAAATGCAGGCTACAGATGGCATCCGCCGCGATACCTCGATCCGTTCGATCATGACCCTACCCCCTTATTCTCAAAGTCCCAAGCCGACCGAGCAAGTCATCGCCCGAGAAGGTGAACGCGGAGGAATGGATATGGTCGTGGAGTACCCCGAGACCGCCGAAGAACAGGAAACGCGTCGTGAGGAACAAATGAACTTGATGTACCAGATTCGCCTGCAGCGCCGTCAGGAACTAGCCGATCGCGAGGCCCGCCGTCGGGAGCGACGCGAAGCCCGGGCGCGTGGGGATTCCGCCCGTCTTGACCAGCTAAATGCCGAAACTCGCGCTCGGACGGAACGTCGCCGTGCAGGAACCAACAGTGCAACCGACGCAACCGCCATTCTCGCTGAACATCAGGCGAGAGAGCGGGACCGACGCATCGCGAGTGTTAGCTATGCTGAACTTGGCCGTGTTCGCCACGATGGATCACGGCTTCGAGCCGACTCGCACAATTCCGACATCCACGATTCGGATAGCCGACCGCTGTTGCAAAGTGACGCGGTGAGCTCCACCGCGCAATCTTTTGAACCATCTAGCGCCGAGTCTCGAGGCCAGTCGGGTGCTCCATCATTTATGAGCGAATCACAGAATTTTACTGAGCTTGAACGGTTAACTCTGGCTCCAACCACGACACAAGGCTCAAGTCGACCACTATTGCCAACTGACGAGGGAGATTTGGGAACGCTCAACATGCCCCCACCTCCCGACTACGAGCACCTCGACTGGGGAGATGCTCCTGCGTATCAGAGTCCAACTACAGAACAGACTGAACAAGTGGGGCAACTCCCATCCATCGACCGTTTGCCTTCGATCCACGTCAATGTGCCCAGTCCCATGGCTGTGTCTCCCGTCACACCAACCCAACCGCAATCCCAGGGTCCCAACATCGATGGACCTCCAACACCGACAGAGCGGACGCCGGGAATCCGAATGGTGTCAGCAGAATCAACAACGTCAACAACCACCACCCGCGGTCCACCACCCACACTGCATGATTCGACCACCACTCCTGAAAGTAGCCAATGA
- a CDS encoding Cyclic AMP-dependent chloride channel — MSKPTLIFAAGAWYPPTIFDPIIKELGDYTCHSIVFPSIQQASSVVELGPDIEAVRSITQQEADTGHDIVIIAHSWAGLPVSSALDGLSKSERVAAHQKGGVVKLIFIAAFLPNIGEGLIGAFGGRPPPWYVRDDEKGTVSASDALVLFFHDVANGAEWVKLLKPHSWATQNAPATGAAYVNIPSAYLLTENDRATPLPVQQVLVERARRKGAQIETEKIQTGHTPWLAMPGQVVNYIKNHARESVEGTSSSLQ; from the exons ATGTCAAAGCCCACTCTGATTTTCGCAGCGGGCGCATGGTACCCGCCCACCATATTCGACCCAATCATCAAGGAACTCGGCGACTACACCTGCCACAGTATCGTATTTCCCTCCATCCAGCAAGCCAGCTCAGTCGTCGAACTTGGACCCGACATCGAGGCCGTGAGATCTATCACTCAACAGGAGGCAGACACCGGCCATgacatcgtcatcatcgcGCACAGTTGGGCCGGACTACCAGTGAGCAGCGCGTTGGATGGACTGAGCAAGTCCGAGCGCGTAGCAGCCCACCAAAAGGGCGGTGTCGTCAaactcatcttcatcgccgCTTTCCTACCTAACATTGGCGAGGGTTTGATCGGCGCGTTTGGTGGAAGGCCCCCGCCGTGGTATGTGCGCGAT GACGAAAAGGGAACTGTGAGTGCCAGCGATGCGCTCGTGCTGTTTTTTCATGATGTTGCCAACGGTGCGGAGTGGGTTAAGCTTCTCAAGCCACATTCGTGGGCAACTCAGAATGCCCCTGCTACCGGTGCAGCGTATGTGAACATTCCCTCCGCCTATCTTTTGACTGAAAATGATCGCGCGACTCCGTTGCCGGTTCAGCAGGTGCTGGTGGAGCGGGCTCGACGGAAGGGGGCGCAAATTGAAACTGAAAAAATTCAAACAGGACACACGCCATGGTTGGCCATGCCGGGTCAGGTGGTTAATTACATCAAGAATCATGCTAGGGAATCCGTAGAGGGaacttcctcttctttgCAATGA
- a CDS encoding putative polysaccharide biosynthesis protein: protein MSKPFNPEEAENLEDMEKQFAVKAVEHLMTYWAILEKVKGSQLRLTKQDNDIYESFIEAFPDFDPAGTLIEDEMKSKAGKEKWRNWMMKWDKIEDFNFGTMIRTRADAEYDQDTTIFGVRMQFYAVEIARNRAGLNDWIYEKAQKASS from the exons ATGTCGAAGCCATTCAACCCCGAGGAGGCGGAGAACTTGGAGGAT ATGGAGAAGCAGTTCGCCGTCAAAG CAGTTGAACATCTCATGACATACTGGGCTATTTTGGAGAAAGTCAAGGGCTCGCAGCTTCGCTTGACCAAGCAGGACAATGATATCTACGAGTCATTCATAGAGGCATTCCCCGATTTTGATCCCGCCGGAACCCTCATCGAGGACGAGATGAAGAGCAAGGCCGGCAAGGAGAAGTGGCGCAACTGGATGATGAAGTGGGATAAGATCGAGGACTTCAACTTTGGCACCATGATCCGCACCCGTGCGGATGCTGAGTATGATCAGGATACTACCATTTTCGGTGTGCGCATGCAGTTCTACGCTGTTGAGATCGCTAG AAACCGCGCCGGTCTGAACGATTGGATCTACGAAAAGGCCCAGAAGGCCAGCTCTTGA